The following coding sequences lie in one Balneolaceae bacterium genomic window:
- a CDS encoding CDP-alcohol phosphatidyltransferase family protein, which translates to MRSIPNILSTIRLVLAPVFLLLYLQDEVVWRALSLGVFAVAVVTDFFDGYIARNYKAQTSYGVFLDPLADKFLTFAGFLCLPFIDAAQFPWWAIGVIMFRDVAVTGLRMAADYRRIPMETRVTAKLKTLLQMFFLYMVLVVGLFIQTDVWLSEPALRLLQSGVLGWAMIFVVIFTLYSGIEYLVVNKEIITLNEPTKSEADNR; encoded by the coding sequence GTGCGTAGCATACCCAACATACTGAGCACCATACGTCTCGTCCTGGCACCCGTCTTCCTGCTTCTATACCTCCAGGACGAAGTGGTCTGGAGGGCCCTCAGTCTCGGCGTCTTTGCCGTGGCGGTGGTCACCGACTTCTTTGACGGCTACATCGCCCGAAACTACAAAGCGCAGACATCCTACGGGGTCTTCCTTGATCCCCTGGCCGATAAATTCCTCACATTTGCAGGCTTCCTGTGTTTACCCTTTATTGATGCCGCACAATTCCCCTGGTGGGCCATCGGAGTAATCATGTTCCGGGACGTGGCCGTCACCGGCCTGCGCATGGCAGCCGACTACCGGCGGATCCCCATGGAAACCCGGGTCACCGCCAAGTTGAAGACCCTGCTGCAGATGTTTTTCCTTTACATGGTCCTTGTGGTGGGACTTTTCATTCAGACCGACGTATGGCTCAGCGAACCCGCCCTCCGGCTCTTGCAGTCAGGCGTACTGGGATGGGCCATGATCTTTGTAGTGATCTTTACCCTCTACTCCGGTATCGAATACCTGGTCGTCAATAAAGAGATAATTACGCTCAATGAGCCTACAAAAAGCGAAGCCGATAATCGGTAG
- a CDS encoding sigma 54-interacting transcriptional regulator, with amino-acid sequence MSQGHENIETLGQLKESGWESRSVKKEIRSNLIRKIQDGENLFPGILGYDTSVIPQIQHALLARHDLILLGLRGQAKTRILRMLVNFLDEYMPVVAGSEINDDPYNPISRHARHLIGEEGDDTPIEWVHRSKRYGEKLATPDTTVADLIGDIDPIKAASEKLTLADERVINFGLIPRTNRGIFVINELPDLQPRIQVSLLNIMQERDIQIRGFNVRIPLDVSMAYSANPEDYTNRGNIITPLKDRIDSQILTHYPRDLETGMKITSQEAWVRRNGQTGIEVPQIIREMVEQVAVEARNSEYIDQKSGVSTRMTITAMEQLISAAERRSIARGQERTAVRVTDLFHMVPALTGKMELVYEGEQEGAVNVARHLIGKAVKKIFTRRFPDPKRQKKQDDPSVYREILDWFSQGHTLQIRDDLEESSYRKALDGVPGLKEVADTYGMADDSDGDDSEQVRYALMDLILEGLHQHSMLGRDDLDEGRSYTDMLDSMLGSMGDMDDLEDLDDYNS; translated from the coding sequence ATGAGCCAAGGGCACGAAAACATTGAAACGCTGGGGCAACTGAAGGAGAGCGGATGGGAATCCCGCTCCGTGAAGAAGGAAATCCGCTCCAATCTTATCCGGAAGATTCAGGACGGAGAGAACCTGTTTCCCGGTATTCTCGGGTACGATACGTCGGTTATTCCCCAGATTCAGCACGCCCTTCTGGCACGACACGATCTCATCCTGCTGGGACTCCGGGGCCAGGCCAAGACGCGCATTCTGCGTATGCTGGTTAACTTCCTGGACGAGTACATGCCCGTGGTTGCCGGCTCGGAGATCAACGACGATCCCTACAATCCCATCTCGCGCCATGCGCGCCATCTGATAGGGGAGGAGGGGGACGATACACCCATAGAATGGGTGCACCGAAGCAAACGTTACGGAGAGAAGCTGGCCACACCCGACACCACGGTTGCTGATCTCATCGGCGACATCGATCCCATCAAGGCGGCCTCGGAGAAACTCACCCTGGCCGATGAGCGGGTGATCAATTTCGGACTTATACCGCGTACCAACCGCGGTATTTTTGTCATCAATGAACTGCCCGACCTACAGCCGCGCATCCAGGTATCTCTGCTCAACATCATGCAGGAGCGCGACATCCAAATCCGCGGATTCAATGTGCGCATCCCATTGGACGTCTCCATGGCCTATTCGGCCAACCCGGAAGATTATACCAACCGCGGGAATATCATCACTCCCCTGAAGGACCGTATCGATTCGCAGATACTGACCCACTACCCGAGGGATCTGGAAACGGGTATGAAAATCACAAGCCAGGAGGCCTGGGTGCGGCGCAACGGTCAAACAGGTATCGAAGTGCCTCAAATTATACGCGAAATGGTCGAGCAGGTGGCCGTTGAGGCGCGGAATTCCGAGTATATTGACCAGAAGAGCGGAGTCTCCACACGTATGACCATAACGGCCATGGAGCAACTCATATCGGCCGCCGAGCGCCGCAGCATCGCCCGCGGGCAGGAGCGTACCGCCGTGCGGGTGACCGATCTCTTTCACATGGTCCCCGCCCTCACCGGCAAAATGGAACTGGTATACGAGGGCGAGCAGGAGGGCGCCGTCAATGTGGCACGACACCTCATCGGGAAAGCCGTCAAGAAGATATTCACGCGCCGCTTTCCTGATCCAAAGCGTCAAAAGAAGCAGGACGATCCCTCGGTCTACCGCGAAATACTCGACTGGTTTTCGCAGGGCCATACCCTGCAGATACGCGACGACCTGGAGGAGTCTTCCTACCGCAAGGCCCTGGACGGAGTACCCGGCCTGAAGGAGGTGGCCGATACCTACGGAATGGCGGACGACAGCGACGGGGATGATTCCGAACAGGTGCGCTACGCCCTCATGGACCTGATCCTGGAGGGCTTGCATCAGCATTCCATGCTGGGCCGCGACGATCTGGATGAAGGGCGCAGCTATACCGACATGCTCGACAGCATGCTGGGCTCGATGGGGGACATGGACGACCTGGAGGATCTGGACGATTATAATTCGTGA
- a CDS encoding LptE family protein, which yields MGSNRLIRTSGGTTLRLAASALLTLLLCTGCLRYGFTGTSIPEEVNTVFIPFFADQSSNSLGDLSDRLNSVLINRFVNQTRLSLANSRETADAVLEGSIVSYNNRPFSITGEEQADQNEVIITVRATFSYTGESEPEFSQNFNGRSTYDPNEDPIQGESTAADEALEQLANNIFQDAVSGW from the coding sequence ATGGGCTCGAATAGACTGATCCGAACCTCAGGGGGCACGACGCTCCGCCTTGCCGCCTCCGCCCTGCTGACGCTTCTGCTGTGCACGGGCTGCCTGCGTTACGGATTCACTGGGACGTCCATACCTGAAGAGGTCAACACAGTCTTTATTCCCTTCTTCGCGGACCAGTCCTCCAACAGCCTGGGCGACCTGAGCGACCGATTAAATTCCGTCCTGATAAACCGTTTCGTCAACCAGACCCGGCTAAGCCTGGCCAACTCGCGCGAGACTGCCGATGCCGTACTGGAGGGATCCATCGTCTCCTACAACAACCGCCCGTTCAGCATTACCGGGGAGGAGCAGGCCGACCAGAACGAGGTGATCATTACCGTGCGTGCCACTTTCTCCTACACCGGCGAGTCGGAGCCGGAGTTCAGCCAGAACTTCAACGGTCGCTCCACCTACGACCCGAACGAGGATCCCATCCAGGGTGAATCCACCGCCGCCGACGAAGCCCTGGAGCAGCTGGCCAACAACATCTTCCAGGACGCCGTGAGCGGATGGTAG
- a CDS encoding phosphatidylglycerophosphatase A, with product MSLQKAKPIIGSFFYAGFLPNAPGTWGSFFALIPVYFTGVYAPWYGMIVLTLICSWVTLWVSEECERTWGGDPSPLVMDEFAGQSMAFVLVPFFSSTGANLLLLVAGFFLFRFFDIKKPMGVNSLQDLPGGWGILLDDLLAGVYAFVCLAGLRYLVMAIA from the coding sequence ATGAGCCTACAAAAAGCGAAGCCGATAATCGGTAGTTTTTTTTACGCGGGCTTTCTGCCCAACGCCCCGGGAACCTGGGGTTCCTTTTTTGCCCTCATTCCCGTCTACTTCACGGGGGTCTACGCCCCCTGGTACGGCATGATCGTGTTGACCCTCATCTGCAGCTGGGTCACACTCTGGGTATCCGAAGAGTGCGAGCGCACCTGGGGAGGCGATCCCTCCCCCCTGGTCATGGATGAATTCGCAGGGCAGTCCATGGCCTTCGTGCTGGTGCCCTTCTTCTCCTCCACCGGCGCCAACCTCCTGCTTCTGGTGGCGGGCTTCTTTCTCTTCCGCTTTTTCGACATCAAGAAACCGATGGGCGTCAACAGCCTGCAAGATCTTCCGGGTGGCTGGGGCATCCTGCTTGACGACTTGCTGGCGGGCGTCTACGCGTTTGTCTGCCTGGCCGGGCTGCGCTACCTGGTCATGGCAATAGCATGA
- the miaB gene encoding tRNA (N6-isopentenyl adenosine(37)-C2)-methylthiotransferase MiaB has translation MSNRNFYIETYGCQMNFSDTEIVNSILMEEGMQPVQQPEQADIIFLNTCSIRENAEQKVWSRLGEFRHLKKEKEQLTVGVLGCMAERIRDKILEKEKLVDMVVGPDAYRDLPKLLAEVDDGRKAVNTILSQEETYADITPVRTGDNGVSAFVTIMRGCDNMCAFCVVPFTRGRERSRDMQSILEELRELAEQGYREVTLLGQNVNSYRDGENDFSRLMYEASQVHPELRIRFSSPHPKDFPEELLHTIAEQPNLCNYIHIPAQSGSNRVLERMRRPYTREQYLELIEKMREIIPGVSLSTDIIAGFCGETEEEHEDTLSLMSQVRYDLAYMFAYSERGRTLAQRKYEDDVPEEIKKRRLTEIIDQQMAIQEERNRREIGRRHLVLVEGTSKRSDEQLCGRTDTNKMVIFDRGDIKKGEYVEVKITDCTSATLFGDVIGRSSIRDFSRNQSAKLVAESA, from the coding sequence GTGAGCAACCGCAATTTCTACATTGAGACCTACGGCTGCCAGATGAACTTCTCCGACACGGAGATCGTCAACTCCATCCTGATGGAGGAGGGCATGCAGCCCGTGCAGCAGCCGGAGCAGGCGGACATCATCTTCCTGAATACCTGTTCCATCCGTGAAAACGCCGAGCAGAAAGTCTGGAGCCGACTCGGGGAGTTCCGTCACCTCAAAAAAGAGAAGGAGCAGCTGACCGTAGGCGTGCTGGGCTGCATGGCTGAACGCATCCGTGACAAGATCCTCGAAAAGGAGAAGCTGGTGGACATGGTCGTGGGGCCGGACGCCTACCGCGACCTGCCCAAGCTTCTGGCCGAAGTGGACGACGGTCGCAAGGCGGTCAATACCATTCTCTCGCAGGAGGAGACCTACGCTGACATCACCCCTGTTCGCACCGGCGACAACGGCGTCAGCGCCTTTGTGACCATCATGAGGGGCTGCGACAATATGTGCGCCTTCTGCGTGGTACCTTTCACCAGGGGACGAGAGCGGAGCCGTGACATGCAGAGTATCCTGGAAGAGCTCCGGGAGCTTGCCGAACAGGGCTACCGCGAAGTGACCCTGCTGGGACAGAACGTAAACTCCTACCGTGACGGCGAGAACGACTTCTCCCGCCTCATGTACGAGGCCAGCCAGGTGCATCCCGAGCTGCGCATCCGTTTCTCCTCCCCCCATCCCAAGGATTTCCCCGAGGAGCTGCTGCACACCATCGCCGAGCAGCCCAATCTCTGCAACTACATCCATATCCCGGCACAGTCAGGCAGCAACCGCGTCCTTGAGCGCATGCGCCGCCCCTACACGCGCGAGCAGTACCTGGAGCTTATCGAAAAAATGCGCGAAATCATCCCGGGGGTCTCCCTTTCGACCGACATTATCGCCGGCTTCTGCGGGGAGACCGAAGAGGAGCATGAGGACACCCTTTCGCTGATGTCCCAGGTGCGCTATGACCTGGCCTACATGTTCGCCTATTCAGAACGGGGGCGTACCCTTGCCCAGCGCAAGTACGAAGACGACGTACCCGAGGAGATCAAAAAGCGCCGGCTCACCGAAATTATCGACCAGCAGATGGCCATCCAGGAAGAGCGTAACCGCCGGGAGATCGGCCGGCGCCACCTGGTGCTCGTGGAAGGCACCAGCAAGCGTTCCGACGAGCAGCTCTGCGGGCGTACCGATACCAACAAGATGGTCATCTTCGACCGCGGTGACATCAAAAAGGGCGAATACGTGGAAGTGAAAATCACCGACTGCACCTCCGCCACTCTTTTCGGCGACGTCATCGGCCGCAGCAGCATTCGAGACTTCAGCCGCAATCAGAGCGCCAAGCTGGTCGCCGAAAGCGCATGA
- a CDS encoding sigma-54 dependent transcriptional regulator, which produces MDRDAFQERFGLVGESHAIKQVIDKVMQVADTDITVLLQGESGVGKDITARALHEVSKRGDHNLVIVNCGAIPEGIIESELFGHEKGAFTGAHEARQGYFEKADQGTIFLDEIGDTPKNVQVKLLRVLETGEYFRVGSSKMRTTDVRVIAATNQDLWQLVQDGAFREDLYYRLDTVKIKLPPLRDRPDDIIPIFRTFVTEYSAKYDSVFKGFSDEAKELLISYRWPGNVRELRNVAEQLVVLEKSQFIDTETLKKYLKGRQHTGSADNLPVLAGEQEREGPNSDFGKGDQQLIYRALVELRTDISDLKKMIGSFLYTTFSGKNLKALAEKFPEDVNAQHTPGSGSSPDMGSEDSAIGDIGVDSFAEADISEEEEHGPGAFEAFFDGDTVPSIEQTERFLIEQALKKFDGNRRKASEVLGISERTLYRKLDQYGLE; this is translated from the coding sequence ATGGACCGAGACGCATTCCAGGAACGCTTCGGCCTGGTCGGAGAGTCCCACGCCATCAAACAGGTCATTGACAAGGTGATGCAGGTGGCCGACACCGACATTACGGTGCTCTTGCAGGGTGAAAGTGGCGTGGGCAAAGATATTACCGCCCGCGCCCTCCACGAGGTTTCAAAACGCGGCGACCACAACTTGGTAATCGTCAACTGCGGCGCCATCCCCGAAGGCATCATCGAAAGCGAGCTCTTCGGACATGAGAAAGGCGCTTTTACCGGTGCTCACGAGGCGCGACAGGGTTATTTCGAGAAGGCCGATCAGGGCACCATTTTCCTGGATGAAATAGGCGACACGCCAAAGAACGTGCAGGTAAAGCTGCTGCGCGTGCTGGAGACAGGCGAGTATTTTCGCGTAGGTTCCAGCAAAATGCGCACGACCGACGTGCGCGTGATCGCCGCAACCAACCAGGACCTCTGGCAGCTGGTGCAGGACGGTGCCTTTCGGGAAGACCTCTATTACCGGCTCGATACCGTCAAGATCAAGCTCCCCCCCCTGCGTGATCGACCCGACGATATCATCCCCATTTTCCGAACTTTTGTCACGGAGTACTCGGCCAAGTACGACTCGGTCTTCAAGGGCTTCTCCGATGAGGCGAAGGAGCTGCTGATCTCCTATCGTTGGCCTGGAAACGTGCGCGAGCTGCGCAACGTAGCCGAGCAGCTGGTTGTGCTTGAAAAGTCGCAGTTCATCGACACCGAAACGCTCAAAAAATATCTCAAGGGCCGCCAGCATACCGGGTCGGCCGACAACCTGCCGGTGCTCGCGGGCGAACAGGAGCGTGAGGGCCCCAACTCGGATTTCGGCAAAGGCGACCAGCAGCTGATCTACCGCGCCCTGGTGGAGCTTCGCACCGACATCAGCGACCTGAAAAAGATGATCGGGAGCTTTCTGTACACTACCTTTTCGGGAAAAAACCTGAAAGCCCTGGCCGAAAAGTTTCCCGAGGACGTAAACGCTCAACACACCCCCGGCTCGGGCTCCTCTCCCGATATGGGATCAGAGGATTCGGCCATTGGCGACATCGGGGTGGACTCCTTCGCCGAGGCCGATATCTCCGAAGAGGAGGAGCATGGTCCCGGTGCTTTTGAAGCCTTCTTCGACGGCGATACGGTTCCCAGCATCGAGCAGACCGAAAGGTTCCTGATCGAGCAGGCTCTCAAGAAATTTGACGGCAACCGGCGCAAAGCTTCCGAAGTACTCGGCATCAGCGAGCGTACCCTCTACCGAAAACTGGACCAGTATGGGCTCGAATAG
- the rpmE gene encoding 50S ribosomal protein L31, giving the protein MKKGIHPEYNEIKVVLSDGTEFTTRSTMDAKEGVYHSEVDSKNHPFYTDNMKLQKKADRIDRFNKRYGKDSEEE; this is encoded by the coding sequence ATGAAGAAAGGAATTCACCCAGAATACAACGAGATCAAGGTCGTGCTGAGCGACGGGACCGAGTTTACAACCCGCAGTACCATGGACGCCAAGGAAGGGGTCTACCACAGCGAGGTTGATTCGAAGAACCATCCCTTCTACACCGACAACATGAAGCTGCAGAAAAAGGCCGATCGCATCGACCGCTTTAACAAGCGTTACGGCAAGGACAGCGAAGAAGAATAG
- the pabB gene encoding aminodeoxychorismate synthase component I has translation MSGKLDTYLQALRNRGPVVLLESQSPDHPEGRVSYLAGEPEYVLHMPPGGGKDNPWDILRECYAQRQDWLFGFLGYDLKNHLEDLQSANPDPVGAPDLWFMQPGVLLEYRHGDGDVRALKGEVPAEEVSQDPKEGSAVLEVSDFTSSTSRFDYLNRIREAQERIREGDFYEINLSHQMSGQFTGDPFDLYRRMRQVGPVPFAAFMETGELSVCSLSPERFLARRGDRVFSQPIKGTVERGADPEEDRRLRDGLSVSSKDRAENLMIVDLVRNDLSRVARKESVTVRDLFQVQTFGTVHQMVSTVEARVDTDDPFEIIRACYPMGSMTGAPKISTMKYIEELENYRRGVYSGAIGYLDPKGNFDFNVVIRTALIRGNRLFYSVGGAITSDSDPGSEWRETLVKGRALTQLFG, from the coding sequence ATGAGCGGCAAGTTGGATACCTATTTACAGGCGCTGCGCAACCGGGGACCGGTGGTCCTGCTTGAGTCGCAGTCTCCCGACCACCCGGAGGGCAGGGTTTCCTACCTGGCGGGCGAGCCTGAATACGTCCTGCACATGCCGCCCGGCGGGGGAAAGGACAACCCGTGGGACATACTGCGTGAATGCTACGCGCAACGACAGGACTGGCTGTTCGGCTTCCTGGGCTATGATTTGAAAAATCACCTGGAGGATCTCCAATCGGCCAATCCCGATCCCGTGGGGGCCCCGGACCTCTGGTTTATGCAGCCGGGCGTGCTGCTGGAATACCGTCACGGGGACGGCGACGTTCGTGCGCTGAAGGGGGAAGTGCCGGCCGAGGAGGTATCGCAGGACCCGAAGGAGGGGAGCGCCGTTCTCGAAGTCAGCGATTTTACCTCCTCGACCAGTCGTTTTGATTACCTGAACCGCATTCGGGAGGCCCAGGAGCGTATACGCGAGGGCGACTTTTACGAAATCAACCTATCGCACCAGATGAGCGGTCAATTTACGGGCGATCCTTTCGATCTCTACCGGCGCATGCGCCAGGTGGGACCGGTTCCCTTTGCCGCCTTTATGGAGACCGGGGAGCTGTCGGTCTGTTCGCTCTCGCCGGAGCGTTTCCTGGCGCGCAGGGGCGACCGTGTTTTCTCCCAGCCTATCAAGGGTACCGTGGAGCGGGGTGCCGATCCCGAAGAAGACCGCAGGCTGCGCGATGGCCTCTCCGTCTCCTCTAAGGACCGGGCGGAGAACCTGATGATCGTGGACCTGGTACGCAACGATCTGAGCCGGGTCGCCCGAAAGGAAAGCGTGACCGTGCGGGATCTTTTCCAGGTGCAGACTTTTGGCACCGTCCACCAGATGGTTTCCACCGTAGAGGCAAGGGTGGACACGGACGACCCTTTCGAGATTATCCGGGCCTGCTACCCCATGGGTTCCATGACCGGCGCGCCGAAAATAAGTACAATGAAATACATCGAAGAGCTGGAAAACTATCGCAGGGGAGTATACTCGGGGGCCATCGGCTACCTCGATCCCAAGGGTAATTTCGATTTTAACGTGGTGATACGCACCGCACTGATCCGCGGCAACCGTCTCTTCTACTCGGTGGGGGGGGCCATCACCAGCGATTCCGACCCCGGGTCCGAATGGAGGGAAACCCTGGTGAAGGGAAGGGCGCTGACGCAGCTCTTCGGTTGA
- a CDS encoding aminotransferase class IV: MLFPMDPDRWIVYNGELRLADETLFPAGARPVLYGDGCFETFRSYSGSMLHFADHLERMIHGLEYLDINIPKVLQDSKFQSFVHKLLNENGRADREAMVRLQVWREGGRGYRPEEDARTGYVLTCGQLPQKTSDLTLATVSTRRIPEASLASRFKLSGGTNYIRAATEAADMGADDALMLTTDGMVSETTIANVFWLKGNSVSTPSEHCDLLPGITRGIVLKLLRRMGDLQVKEGAFGLEELQEADAAWVCNSLREIQPVSRLDDVSYDMAHPIHRRLDEAFDAYVERNLEPLQR; encoded by the coding sequence GTGTTATTTCCCATGGATCCTGATCGCTGGATAGTATATAACGGCGAACTTCGGTTGGCGGATGAAACCTTGTTTCCCGCCGGCGCGCGCCCGGTTTTATACGGGGACGGCTGCTTCGAAACCTTCCGATCCTACAGCGGATCAATGCTGCATTTCGCGGACCATCTAGAGCGCATGATTCATGGGTTGGAGTATCTTGATATTAATATTCCTAAAGTATTGCAAGACAGTAAATTTCAATCTTTTGTTCATAAATTATTGAATGAGAATGGACGAGCGGATAGGGAGGCGATGGTCCGCCTGCAGGTGTGGCGGGAAGGGGGCAGGGGATACAGACCGGAGGAAGACGCCCGGACCGGCTATGTGCTGACTTGTGGTCAGCTGCCCCAAAAAACGTCCGACCTTACGCTGGCCACGGTATCCACACGACGTATTCCCGAAGCTTCGCTGGCTTCGCGTTTTAAGTTGAGCGGGGGCACCAATTATATCAGGGCAGCCACGGAGGCAGCGGATATGGGGGCGGATGACGCCCTGATGCTGACGACAGACGGCATGGTGTCGGAGACGACCATTGCCAATGTTTTCTGGCTGAAGGGAAACTCTGTAAGCACCCCTTCGGAGCATTGTGACCTGTTGCCGGGCATCACAAGGGGTATCGTACTGAAATTGCTACGCCGTATGGGCGATCTGCAGGTGAAAGAGGGCGCATTCGGGCTGGAGGAGCTGCAAGAGGCGGATGCGGCCTGGGTGTGCAATTCTCTGCGCGAAATTCAGCCCGTTTCCCGACTGGACGACGTGAGCTACGATATGGCTCATCCCATTCATCGCAGGCTGGACGAAGCCTTCGATGCTTATGTAGAACGAAATCTTGAGCCCCTGCAGCGATGA
- a CDS encoding MBL fold metallo-hydrolase has protein sequence MTLHVFTVGPFAENTYLLIEEGKALIVDPGFARDSEMEPALRKLNESEAELLAVVLTHAHVDHVLGLRRVLDRYEVSVYLNDNDRYLWNHFPSQASMFGFRAEAFDVEPEPLEVQQGWEMGPFCFDVRYTPGHAPDHVSLYSEREGLVIAGDALFKNGIGRTDLYKGDMNVLTNSIREQLYTLPDETVVYPGHGPSTTIGEEKSSNPFVQG, from the coding sequence ATGACCCTGCACGTCTTTACCGTTGGACCCTTCGCTGAGAATACCTACCTGCTGATCGAAGAGGGCAAGGCCCTGATTGTGGATCCCGGCTTTGCCCGGGATTCGGAAATGGAACCTGCTCTTCGGAAACTGAATGAGTCGGAGGCCGAACTGCTGGCCGTGGTGCTGACCCACGCGCATGTGGACCATGTGCTTGGGTTGCGCAGGGTGCTTGACCGGTATGAAGTGTCGGTCTATCTGAACGACAATGACCGCTATCTTTGGAACCATTTTCCCTCCCAGGCTTCCATGTTCGGTTTCCGTGCCGAAGCATTCGATGTTGAGCCGGAGCCGCTGGAAGTGCAACAGGGATGGGAAATGGGCCCCTTTTGCTTTGATGTACGCTACACGCCGGGGCACGCTCCGGACCACGTCTCCCTTTACAGCGAGCGTGAGGGGCTGGTGATTGCAGGCGACGCCCTGTTCAAAAACGGCATCGGGCGTACCGATCTTTACAAAGGAGATATGAACGTACTGACCAACTCCATCCGGGAGCAGCTCTACACCCTTCCTGACGAGACAGTGGTATACCCGGGTCACGGGCCCTCTACCACTATCGGTGAGGAGAAAAGCTCCAATCCCTTCGTGCAGGGTTGA
- the pyrE gene encoding orotate phosphoribosyltransferase — protein MIIDSSFAEELALNLLEINAVVLRPNDPFTWASGWHSPIYCDNRLTLRHPEIRRTIARHFTDFIRENHSDVEVITGTATAGIPHAAWVAGNLDRPMSYVRARPKTYGMGNQIEGGIQKGESTLVVEDLISTGGSALSVVEALRFIGADVLGILSIFTYGFDRSVERFKEIDIPVYSLTDYTTLVNVAVENDYIAQKDLEMLGKWRQSPDTWPN, from the coding sequence ATGATTATCGATTCATCCTTTGCTGAAGAACTGGCACTGAACCTGCTGGAAATCAACGCCGTCGTACTCCGGCCCAACGATCCCTTCACCTGGGCCTCCGGCTGGCACTCCCCCATCTACTGCGACAATCGCCTCACCCTTCGTCACCCCGAGATCCGCCGGACAATCGCACGACATTTTACCGATTTCATCCGCGAAAACCACTCCGACGTGGAGGTAATTACAGGTACCGCCACGGCAGGCATCCCCCACGCAGCCTGGGTGGCCGGCAACCTCGACCGTCCCATGAGCTACGTACGGGCCCGTCCCAAGACCTACGGCATGGGCAACCAGATCGAGGGCGGCATCCAGAAAGGCGAGTCCACCCTCGTGGTTGAAGACCTCATCTCCACCGGGGGTTCCGCCCTCTCTGTGGTGGAGGCGCTGCGTTTTATCGGTGCCGATGTGCTTGGCATTCTTAGCATCTTCACCTACGGATTTGACCGGTCGGTTGAGCGATTCAAAGAGATCGATATACCGGTCTATTCGCTGACCGACTACACCACCCTGGTCAACGTAGCCGTGGAAAACGACTACATCGCCCAGAAAGACCTGGAAATGCTCGGCAAGTGGCGCCAGAGCCCCGACACCTGGCCCAACTGA